Proteins encoded within one genomic window of Streptomyces sp. NBC_01314:
- a CDS encoding methyltransferase domain-containing protein: MADYSLTLDDSEIARYRLMADIAERRERELWTAAGVVPGARIADVGCGPGALSVRLADIAAPGGAVWAVDRDGDALAVAAALAERSGVPVHTSTGSADATALAEGTFDVVMLRHVLAHNGGREQAIVNHLAELARPGGVVYLVDIDATGFRLRGAPAAYDEMSERYQELHRRRGNDLAVGTRLDELLTKAGLEVIAYEGHINVMTPPPGMRGPAWAARDALLAEGLVTPDDIARWDTAFQQAEQVSTGLRFFGNTYIALGRRS; encoded by the coding sequence GACCCTCGACGACTCGGAGATCGCGCGCTACCGGCTCATGGCCGACATCGCCGAGCGGCGTGAACGCGAGCTGTGGACGGCCGCCGGGGTGGTGCCCGGGGCGCGGATCGCGGACGTGGGGTGCGGACCGGGCGCGCTCTCGGTGCGGCTGGCGGACATCGCCGCCCCCGGCGGCGCCGTATGGGCGGTGGACCGCGACGGTGACGCGCTGGCCGTCGCCGCCGCGCTCGCCGAACGCTCCGGCGTCCCCGTGCACACCTCCACCGGCTCCGCCGACGCCACCGCGCTGGCCGAGGGCACGTTCGACGTGGTGATGCTCCGGCACGTCCTCGCCCACAACGGCGGCCGGGAGCAGGCGATCGTGAACCACCTCGCCGAACTGGCCAGGCCCGGCGGCGTGGTGTATCTCGTCGACATCGACGCGACCGGTTTCCGGCTGCGGGGCGCCCCCGCCGCGTACGACGAGATGAGCGAGCGCTATCAAGAACTGCACCGACGCCGGGGCAACGACCTCGCCGTGGGCACCCGGCTCGACGAACTCCTCACCAAGGCCGGCCTCGAAGTCATCGCCTACGAGGGCCACATCAACGTCATGACACCCCCGCCCGGCATGCGCGGCCCCGCCTGGGCCGCCCGCGACGCCCTGCTCGCCGAAGGCCTTGTCACCCCGGACGACATCGCTCGCTGGGACACGGCGTTCCAACAGGCCGAACAGGTCAGCACCGGCCTCCGTTTCTTCGGCAACACGTACATCGCCCTTGGCCGCCGCTCCTGA